The following coding sequences lie in one Thalassoglobus polymorphus genomic window:
- a CDS encoding carbon storage regulator: MLVVARKQHEFIQIGEDIVVKVIKTSRGSVKIGIDAPGGMRILRGELSLEDLPVELQPKSLPRHQRMKSNSDTANMKAVGAL, encoded by the coding sequence ATGCTTGTCGTCGCACGAAAACAACACGAATTTATTCAAATCGGTGAAGACATCGTTGTCAAAGTCATCAAAACCAGTCGCGGTTCTGTGAAAATTGGAATCGACGCACCGGGAGGAATGCGAATCCTGCGAGGCGAGCTTTCTCTTGAAGACCTTCCTGTCGAGCTTCAGCCAAAATCACTTCCGCGACATCAACGTATGAAATCCAATTCCGACACCGCAAACATGAAAGCTGTCGGAGCCCTTTAA
- a CDS encoding alpha/beta hydrolase family protein: MTRLQLRSILFSGIFLACFLSVTEPLEAQDLKLHTTPGGVEYGTWGSPEPGPAPTLFIFSGTIEGTLKDAYFRQCGNALAEQGYLCVSIDLPCHGKQAIDGETSGLGGWNLRIANGENVAAEFQKRASEVLDHLIQTKVADPDQIAAAGTSRGGYMAIQFAAADERVKCVAGFAPVTDLAALREFAGNEELPLVKRLSLESQAKQLAGRPVWVIIGDRDDRVSTKSAMDFALALSAEAVAKDVPSRLELHIISEPRGHTTPKGAAEQAASWILQQ, translated from the coding sequence ATGACTCGTTTACAGTTACGATCGATATTGTTCTCTGGAATTTTCTTAGCCTGTTTCCTGTCTGTGACAGAACCTCTCGAAGCACAAGACCTCAAGCTTCACACAACTCCCGGGGGAGTCGAGTACGGCACATGGGGATCACCTGAACCTGGGCCAGCGCCGACCCTCTTCATCTTTTCCGGAACCATCGAAGGGACGCTGAAGGACGCATACTTCCGGCAATGTGGAAACGCGCTCGCAGAGCAGGGGTATCTTTGCGTTTCGATCGACCTGCCGTGTCACGGAAAACAGGCGATCGATGGGGAAACATCCGGGCTCGGAGGTTGGAATCTTCGCATCGCCAATGGTGAGAACGTCGCTGCCGAGTTTCAAAAGCGAGCATCTGAAGTGCTTGACCATTTAATTCAAACCAAAGTGGCTGACCCAGATCAAATCGCAGCCGCCGGGACTTCACGCGGTGGATACATGGCCATCCAGTTTGCCGCTGCCGACGAGCGAGTCAAATGTGTTGCCGGGTTTGCTCCGGTGACAGACCTCGCTGCGCTCCGAGAATTTGCTGGAAATGAAGAATTGCCGCTGGTAAAGCGTTTGAGTTTGGAGTCACAGGCAAAGCAGCTCGCGGGGAGACCGGTTTGGGTGATCATCGGTGACCGTGACGACCGCGTCAGCACGAAAAGTGCAATGGACTTCGCTCTAGCTCTCAGTGCTGAAGCAGTCGCCAAGGATGTGCCCAGTCGACTCGAATTGCACATCATCTCCGAACCGCGCGGACATACAACCCCTAAAGGAGCTGCCGAACAGGCAGCAAGCTGGATTCTCCAACAATGA
- a CDS encoding carbon-nitrogen hydrolase family protein, which produces MKVAAVQVDVKIGEVEQNLAQTIELIGETRSAGAELTIFPECALTGYCYSDLNEARQFAQNIPGPATDLIVKALQEFGGYAIFGMLEPSPEGVYNVAVLAGPNGVIGVYRKIHLPGLGVDQFATFGDRPFEVYDLGEIKVGIGICYDSAFPESIRIMAIQGADLIALPTNFPTGAEQMTKFVMNTRSMENKVYFAAVNRVGEERGFRFIGETVITDPTGNTISKGSGKDEEILYFDVDPEKSRNKRIDRVPGKHAIDRLADRRPEMYEKLTEPHSLPRPGRDD; this is translated from the coding sequence ATGAAAGTAGCAGCCGTACAGGTCGATGTGAAAATCGGAGAGGTCGAACAGAATTTGGCTCAAACCATTGAGTTAATCGGAGAGACCCGTTCTGCAGGTGCGGAACTTACGATCTTTCCTGAGTGTGCTCTCACCGGATATTGCTACTCCGACCTGAATGAAGCTCGGCAGTTTGCGCAAAATATCCCCGGTCCGGCAACGGATTTGATTGTGAAAGCACTCCAGGAATTTGGGGGATACGCAATCTTCGGAATGCTTGAGCCGAGTCCGGAGGGAGTTTACAACGTCGCAGTCCTCGCTGGTCCCAATGGAGTGATCGGTGTTTATCGCAAGATTCATCTTCCCGGTTTAGGAGTCGATCAATTTGCAACCTTTGGCGATCGACCATTTGAAGTGTATGACCTGGGCGAGATCAAAGTCGGTATCGGCATCTGTTACGATTCTGCCTTTCCTGAATCGATTCGAATTATGGCAATTCAGGGAGCCGATCTGATTGCACTCCCGACGAACTTTCCGACCGGTGCGGAGCAGATGACAAAGTTCGTGATGAACACTCGCTCGATGGAAAACAAAGTCTACTTTGCCGCAGTCAATCGCGTGGGAGAAGAACGGGGATTTCGATTTATCGGCGAGACGGTAATCACAGACCCGACTGGAAATACGATCTCGAAAGGCTCTGGGAAGGATGAAGAAATTCTCTACTTCGATGTCGACCCAGAGAAGTCTCGCAACAAGCGAATTGACCGCGTCCCCGGCAAGCACGCGATTGATCGACTCGCAGACCGGCGACCGGAGATGTACGAAAAGCTGACTGAACCTCATTCATTGCCACGTCCCGGTCGAGACGATTGA
- a CDS encoding APC family permease yields the protein MEREEKSETKQLLSVWDTVSILIGIVVGTSIFKAPPLVFGNVSESSTGLLVWGLGAFISLCGALCYCELATTYPGFGGEYQYLSQAYGRRTGFLFAWMQLCVILTGSIGAMAFVFSDYSVTLAAGLKNHQAAVASSALVLLTLIHSSGLSAGKLVQNFLTVAKVLALGAILVVGCFYSAAPEAAVTSTANTESNMGLALVFVLYAYGGWNDAAMVTPEVRDHQRNMPKALLFGLGLTALLYLSLNVAFLKVLGFDGVRTSAIPAAEIVEIAFGRSASIVMGLIVMLSALGAIHGMLFVSCRLLAAVGDDYALFRRWSEWNKRGVPLVSLLTITGISLFLVLAVGTENGRVLTANAAVSIGLPKPDWAKYFGGFDTLVAATAPIFWAFFAMSGFAVSILRFTDRDRPRPFRVPFYPLPVIVFCFFSLFMLWKSLEYAKELTLLSLPVFVLGMILSMTRTTDSEGSNSTGTK from the coding sequence ATGGAACGCGAAGAAAAATCTGAAACGAAACAGCTCCTGAGTGTTTGGGACACTGTGAGCATTCTGATCGGAATTGTCGTTGGGACCTCGATCTTCAAAGCTCCGCCGTTGGTCTTTGGAAATGTTTCCGAATCTTCAACCGGATTACTCGTTTGGGGGCTGGGTGCTTTCATTTCACTCTGCGGGGCACTTTGCTATTGCGAGCTGGCGACAACCTATCCCGGTTTTGGTGGCGAGTACCAATACCTTTCACAGGCTTACGGCCGCAGGACTGGCTTTCTCTTCGCCTGGATGCAATTGTGCGTCATCCTGACGGGCAGCATCGGGGCGATGGCGTTTGTGTTTTCGGATTACTCTGTGACGCTCGCTGCTGGTTTGAAGAATCATCAGGCAGCCGTGGCAAGTTCAGCATTGGTGCTTCTCACATTGATTCACAGCTCTGGATTGTCCGCTGGAAAACTTGTTCAGAACTTTCTGACAGTCGCAAAAGTCCTTGCGTTGGGAGCAATTTTAGTTGTCGGCTGCTTTTACTCTGCTGCTCCAGAAGCGGCGGTGACCTCAACCGCAAATACGGAATCGAACATGGGACTGGCACTTGTCTTCGTGCTGTATGCTTACGGAGGCTGGAACGACGCCGCCATGGTGACTCCCGAAGTTCGCGACCATCAACGGAACATGCCCAAGGCCTTGCTATTCGGGTTAGGTCTGACGGCCCTGTTGTATCTCTCGCTGAATGTTGCGTTTCTAAAAGTCCTCGGTTTCGATGGAGTCAGGACATCCGCAATCCCAGCCGCCGAGATTGTTGAGATCGCCTTTGGCCGCTCCGCTTCGATCGTCATGGGCCTCATCGTGATGCTTTCTGCGCTCGGAGCCATTCATGGAATGCTGTTTGTTTCTTGCCGATTACTCGCTGCCGTGGGTGACGACTATGCTCTGTTTCGTCGTTGGAGCGAATGGAACAAACGTGGTGTTCCTCTCGTCTCGTTGTTGACGATTACCGGGATTTCCTTGTTTCTTGTCCTGGCCGTCGGAACAGAAAATGGACGGGTTCTGACAGCGAATGCTGCTGTTTCGATTGGGCTTCCAAAACCTGACTGGGCAAAATATTTCGGCGGATTCGACACATTGGTCGCTGCGACAGCTCCGATTTTCTGGGCCTTCTTCGCGATGTCTGGATTTGCTGTAAGCATTTTACGCTTCACTGACCGAGACCGCCCAAGACCATTCCGAGTCCCGTTCTACCCGCTCCCAGTGATTGTCTTTTGCTTTTTCTCACTCTTCATGCTCTGGAAAAGTCTTGAGTATGCCAAGGAACTGACATTACTCAGCCTCCCGGTTTTCGTGTTGGGGATGATTCTCTCGATGACTCGAACGACTGATTCCGAAGGCAGCAACTCAACGGGCACGAAATAA
- a CDS encoding anthranilate synthase component II, producing the protein MNPKLLLIDNYDSFVFNLARYLEELGMETTVVRNDAINLAEVRQLAPAGIILSPGPCTPAESGISQRVVEEFHQSIPILGVCLGHQAIAAAFGGNIVRASEPVHGRTSMIQHDETGLFADCPNPLQVGRYHSLIIEEKSLPAELRVTARTPDRTIMAIQHLKFPLFGVQFHPESILTTSGHQILQNFLELTGLTVSSILSEGELSSADQQESTHDFYQQEIAPDAWRPL; encoded by the coding sequence ATGAACCCCAAGCTACTCCTGATCGACAACTACGATAGTTTTGTCTTCAACCTCGCCCGGTACCTGGAGGAGTTGGGGATGGAGACAACAGTCGTCCGGAACGATGCCATCAACCTTGCGGAAGTGCGGCAACTCGCTCCGGCTGGAATCATCCTTTCACCGGGGCCATGCACACCTGCGGAGTCGGGGATTTCGCAAAGAGTTGTTGAAGAGTTCCATCAGTCGATTCCGATTTTAGGTGTTTGCCTCGGACATCAGGCAATCGCTGCGGCATTTGGAGGAAACATTGTTCGGGCCAGCGAACCGGTTCACGGTCGAACATCGATGATCCAGCATGATGAAACTGGACTCTTCGCCGATTGTCCGAATCCGTTGCAGGTCGGTCGATATCATTCTCTGATCATTGAGGAAAAATCGTTGCCGGCCGAGCTCCGTGTCACTGCACGCACACCTGATCGAACCATCATGGCCATTCAGCATCTCAAGTTTCCGCTCTTCGGGGTGCAGTTTCATCCCGAGTCAATTTTGACAACTTCCGGCCATCAGATTCTCCAGAACTTTTTGGAGCTCACGGGACTCACCGTTTCGTCGATCCTTAGCGAAGGAGAATTGAGCTCTGCAGATCAACAGGAGTCAACGCACGATTTCTATCAACAAGAAATAGCCCCAGACGCCTGGCGTCCTCTTTGA
- the hemW gene encoding radical SAM family heme chaperone HemW has translation MSESVSAAYIHVPFCIHRCGYCDFTVIANRDDLLSVYLDCLEQEISESLVEPQQLTTLFIGGGTPNYLPPEHLQRLLKILQRWLPVRSDGEFSIECNPEDFSSERMDVINEFNVNRVSLGVQSFQAEHLKTLERGHRPETVADVTQRLRDRGFQNISFDLIYAVPGQSLTDWETTLGHAILLAPQHISTYGLTYEKGTAFWTRRMKSQLEQAEDELERSMYASAMKELSQAGYDQYELSNHARSGFQCRHNQIYWNALPYYGFGPGAASLLNGERVTRYRSVTGWIKKIQKGESPCSDREVLGPDLARREAVMLGLRQLKGIHLSSYEERFNCSIRDLAPEEYDNFLKRGLLEIDNEHLRLTYEGRFLADTVVAEFL, from the coding sequence ATGAGCGAATCTGTCTCAGCTGCCTATATTCATGTCCCGTTTTGCATTCATCGATGTGGATACTGTGATTTCACAGTCATCGCCAACCGCGATGATTTGTTGTCGGTCTACCTTGATTGCCTGGAACAGGAAATCAGCGAATCACTTGTTGAGCCGCAACAGCTGACCACCCTCTTTATTGGTGGCGGAACTCCTAATTATCTTCCTCCTGAGCACCTTCAACGCCTCTTGAAGATTCTTCAACGATGGCTGCCTGTTCGAAGTGATGGCGAATTTTCAATTGAATGCAACCCTGAAGATTTTTCGTCTGAGAGAATGGATGTAATCAACGAGTTCAACGTCAATCGAGTCAGTTTGGGAGTGCAATCGTTTCAGGCTGAGCATCTGAAAACCCTCGAACGCGGACATCGTCCAGAGACCGTTGCCGATGTTACTCAACGCTTGCGTGATCGAGGATTTCAAAATATTTCGTTCGATTTAATTTATGCCGTCCCGGGACAATCACTGACCGATTGGGAGACGACGCTGGGTCATGCGATTTTACTCGCTCCTCAGCACATCTCGACTTACGGCCTTACTTATGAAAAAGGAACGGCATTCTGGACGCGGAGAATGAAGTCGCAGTTGGAGCAAGCGGAAGACGAACTTGAGCGGTCAATGTACGCTTCCGCAATGAAAGAGCTTTCGCAAGCGGGATATGATCAGTATGAACTTTCCAATCATGCTCGCTCTGGATTTCAATGTCGCCACAATCAAATTTACTGGAACGCGCTCCCTTACTACGGATTTGGACCGGGGGCAGCTTCGCTCTTAAATGGAGAACGCGTAACGAGATATCGCAGTGTCACCGGTTGGATTAAGAAGATCCAGAAAGGGGAGTCGCCTTGTTCTGACCGAGAGGTTCTTGGACCAGACTTAGCGCGGCGCGAAGCTGTGATGCTAGGGCTAAGGCAATTGAAGGGCATCCACTTAAGTAGTTATGAAGAGCGTTTCAACTGCTCGATCCGCGATCTCGCCCCCGAGGAATATGACAACTTCCTCAAACGCGGCTTATTGGAAATCGACAATGAACACCTTCGACTCACCTACGAAGGCCGCTTCCTGGCTGACACAGTTGTTGCAGAATTTCTGTAA
- the mazG gene encoding nucleoside triphosphate pyrophosphohydrolase has translation MSNDHQQGIPPNAERVSNVFVKLCEVIAKLRSPEGCPWDRVQTLKSIKPYTLEETYELLEAIDTDDNENIKEELGDVLLQVMLDSQIAADEQRFDVIDVIEGITEKMIHRHPHVFGEAHAETADDVRSHWEKQKAKEKTSRNSALDGIPVDLPALAKAARIQKKAARVGYDFPHRAMLFDKLREEVEELKVELYPNEEMPEISAAVDMKPVPDEPINDPERQDRIEEELGDVLFVLANIARRWDVNPEEALRRSNKKFAGRFKHIERGLAAQSKSIQQATLEEMEALYQQAKKLEKAAE, from the coding sequence ATGTCAAACGATCATCAACAGGGAATTCCCCCAAACGCGGAGCGTGTCTCGAACGTGTTTGTCAAACTTTGCGAAGTGATTGCAAAGCTTCGATCTCCAGAAGGCTGTCCCTGGGACCGTGTGCAAACATTAAAGTCAATTAAACCTTATACACTCGAAGAGACGTACGAACTTCTTGAAGCGATTGACACAGATGATAACGAAAACATCAAAGAAGAACTGGGGGATGTGCTGCTTCAGGTGATGCTCGATTCCCAAATCGCGGCTGACGAACAACGATTTGATGTCATCGATGTTATCGAAGGAATCACCGAGAAGATGATCCATCGGCATCCGCACGTCTTCGGAGAAGCTCACGCCGAAACAGCGGACGACGTCCGTTCGCATTGGGAGAAACAAAAAGCAAAAGAGAAGACGAGCCGGAACTCCGCACTCGACGGAATTCCTGTCGACCTTCCTGCACTCGCCAAAGCTGCCCGCATTCAAAAGAAAGCAGCAAGAGTCGGCTATGACTTCCCCCATCGTGCCATGTTGTTCGACAAATTGAGAGAAGAAGTTGAAGAACTGAAAGTCGAACTTTATCCCAACGAAGAGATGCCCGAAATCTCCGCTGCCGTGGACATGAAACCTGTTCCAGACGAGCCGATTAACGATCCGGAGCGGCAAGATCGAATCGAAGAAGAACTCGGTGATGTCTTGTTCGTACTGGCGAATATCGCCCGCCGCTGGGATGTGAACCCGGAAGAAGCACTAAGACGCTCAAACAAGAAATTTGCAGGAAGATTCAAACATATTGAACGTGGATTGGCTGCACAAAGTAAGTCAATTCAACAAGCGACGCTGGAAGAGATGGAAGCTCTGTATCAGCAAGCAAAAAAACTGGAAAAGGCCGCAGAGTGA
- a CDS encoding phosphoribosylanthranilate isomerase, producing the protein MWVKVCGLTSVKNALQVCDTGVDAIGLNFYAKSKRRVDLETARQIVESLPANVEPIGLFVNHTVEEIQRVTSEAGIKTIQLHGDETAEFAAQLGDLKIIRAIRIDETNIKQLASEIDSFRTAGVALAGCLIDANVQGSYGGTGHTAPWEMIANHYDVENWPPLILAGGLNTKNIEAAIRMVQPWGVDTASGVESAPGMKDPTQVCEFVSGATKEND; encoded by the coding sequence ATGTGGGTTAAAGTCTGCGGGCTAACTTCGGTAAAAAACGCACTTCAAGTTTGCGACACTGGTGTCGACGCGATCGGTTTGAATTTCTACGCGAAGTCCAAACGCCGCGTCGATCTTGAAACCGCTCGGCAAATTGTTGAATCGTTGCCGGCGAACGTCGAACCGATCGGCCTGTTCGTCAATCACACAGTTGAAGAAATTCAGAGAGTGACGAGCGAAGCCGGCATCAAAACGATTCAACTTCATGGCGACGAGACGGCGGAGTTCGCAGCTCAACTGGGCGATTTGAAAATTATTCGGGCGATACGAATCGATGAGACAAACATCAAGCAGTTGGCGAGCGAAATTGACAGTTTCCGAACTGCTGGAGTGGCACTGGCTGGCTGTTTGATCGACGCAAACGTTCAAGGCTCCTACGGTGGGACCGGACACACCGCTCCGTGGGAGATGATCGCAAACCATTACGACGTCGAGAACTGGCCGCCACTTATTCTGGCTGGCGGATTGAACACAAAGAACATTGAGGCCGCCATTCGCATGGTTCAGCCATGGGGAGTCGATACCGCAAGCGGGGTTGAATCCGCACCGGGGATGAAAGACCCTACGCAAGTTTGTGAGTTCGTAAGCGGGGCGACAAAAGAAAACGATTAG
- a CDS encoding 7-carboxy-7-deazaguanine synthase QueE gives MWISEVFHSVQGEGRYTGVPSSFVRTSGCNLRCWFCDTPYTSWEPEGTERSLEELVAEITGFDCEHVVITGGEPLLVPDMVPFTQQLRSMGHFITFETAGTVLRDVEADLMSISPKLANSTPVGTPWESRHNARRHRPEVIREMISRFPYQLKFVIDQPSDLNDVEQWLVEFPEVVAENVFLMPQGTEIQELRSKESWLVEEADSRGWQISPRKHIELFGNTRGT, from the coding sequence ATGTGGATTTCTGAAGTCTTTCATTCCGTCCAAGGAGAAGGTCGTTACACCGGCGTTCCGAGCAGCTTTGTGCGCACATCGGGATGCAATTTACGGTGTTGGTTTTGCGATACTCCATATACATCATGGGAACCGGAAGGAACTGAGCGTTCGCTGGAAGAACTTGTGGCTGAGATCACAGGCTTTGATTGCGAGCACGTCGTCATTACCGGCGGCGAGCCGTTGCTGGTTCCAGACATGGTCCCTTTTACGCAACAGCTGAGGTCAATGGGTCACTTCATCACCTTTGAGACTGCCGGGACAGTTTTGCGTGATGTCGAAGCAGACCTGATGTCAATCAGCCCGAAGCTCGCCAATTCAACTCCCGTCGGGACACCTTGGGAAAGTCGGCACAATGCTCGGCGACACCGCCCGGAGGTCATTCGGGAAATGATCAGCCGGTTTCCTTATCAACTCAAATTTGTGATCGACCAACCGTCGGATTTGAATGACGTCGAACAGTGGCTTGTGGAATTCCCGGAAGTCGTCGCTGAAAACGTCTTTCTCATGCCTCAGGGAACAGAGATTCAAGAACTCCGATCCAAAGAGAGTTGGCTCGTTGAAGAAGCCGACTCAAGAGGATGGCAGATCTCTCCGAGAAAACACATTGAACTTTTTGGAAACACTCGTGGGACTTAA
- a CDS encoding phytanoyl-CoA dioxygenase family protein — protein sequence MAAFESEKAQFDRDGFVIVRNLLSSEETELLAKISRADVNLAETAYGREDGKGAVVTLAVRNELQQDYYSSIVKSQRIVKRMSALLGDEVYHYHHKLILKEPRVGGAWEWHQDYGYWYNNGCLTPDMGSCLIAIDRATEENGCLQVLRGSHQIGRINHGPIGDQTGADLERVAVAVERYETVHVELEPGSAVFFHSNLLHRSDQNTSENPRWALICCYNTKKNDPYKESRHPGYSPLDTLPDDQLLNAGHHHLEQLTQQSSG from the coding sequence ATGGCAGCCTTTGAGAGTGAAAAAGCACAGTTTGACCGTGACGGGTTTGTTATTGTCCGCAATCTTCTAAGCTCTGAAGAGACCGAACTTCTGGCGAAAATCTCCCGGGCCGATGTGAACCTGGCGGAGACAGCTTATGGCAGGGAAGACGGGAAAGGCGCGGTCGTTACACTCGCTGTCCGCAATGAATTACAGCAGGATTATTACTCGTCCATTGTGAAATCTCAGCGAATTGTGAAACGCATGAGTGCTCTTCTCGGCGACGAAGTTTATCACTATCACCACAAGTTGATTCTCAAAGAGCCTCGCGTCGGCGGCGCCTGGGAATGGCATCAGGATTATGGCTACTGGTACAACAACGGATGCCTGACCCCTGATATGGGAAGTTGCCTCATCGCCATCGACCGAGCGACTGAAGAGAACGGTTGCTTGCAGGTCTTGCGAGGCTCCCATCAAATCGGGCGGATCAATCATGGCCCCATCGGTGACCAAACCGGCGCAGATCTCGAACGGGTCGCGGTGGCGGTTGAACGATACGAAACAGTTCATGTGGAACTCGAACCCGGTTCGGCGGTTTTCTTTCACTCAAACCTGCTGCATCGCTCGGATCAGAACACCAGTGAGAACCCACGCTGGGCACTGATCTGCTGCTACAACACAAAGAAAAACGATCCCTACAAAGAATCACGCCACCCAGGGTATTCCCCACTGGACACTCTTCCCGACGATCAGTTATTAAACGCCGGTCATCACCATCTGGAACAACTGACTCAACAGTCGTCCGGATAA
- a CDS encoding zinc-dependent alcohol dehydrogenase — MKAMLLTEYKQLEVTDMPEPEIGSRDVLVEVRACGICGSDIHGYDGSSGRRIPPLVMGHEAAGVVAKKGSDVDGFEVGDRVTFDSTVSCGHCKFCRAGNINLCDNRKVLGVSCGEYRQHGAFAQYVAVPQNILYKIPEGLAFEHAAMIEAVSIAVHAANRAPVRLGDTAVIVGSGMIGLLVVQAIRLAGCSQVIAVDLDEDRLKLARELGADVTLNPQSDDVVAQIQSLTGGQGADIAIEVVGASVTIQTAIDATRKGGAITLVGNLAPKVEVPLQAIVTRELTLYGSCASNGEYPACIDLLERGDIKVEPLITAKASLEEGPDYFARLYKGEPGAMKVIIQPNG; from the coding sequence ATGAAAGCGATGCTCCTGACGGAATACAAACAGCTTGAAGTGACCGACATGCCCGAACCGGAAATTGGTTCGCGTGATGTTCTCGTTGAGGTTCGTGCGTGTGGAATTTGCGGAAGCGACATCCACGGTTACGACGGCAGCAGCGGAAGACGTATTCCACCGTTGGTGATGGGACACGAAGCTGCAGGAGTTGTTGCGAAGAAAGGGAGCGACGTCGACGGCTTTGAAGTCGGCGACCGCGTGACCTTTGATTCGACCGTCTCTTGTGGGCATTGCAAATTCTGCCGAGCAGGAAACATCAACCTGTGCGATAACCGCAAAGTCCTCGGGGTTTCATGCGGTGAATATCGACAGCATGGCGCTTTCGCTCAATACGTCGCGGTTCCTCAAAACATCCTTTACAAAATCCCTGAAGGTTTGGCGTTCGAACATGCTGCCATGATCGAAGCTGTTTCCATTGCGGTTCACGCTGCCAATCGGGCTCCGGTGAGACTGGGAGATACCGCTGTCATCGTCGGTTCGGGAATGATTGGTCTGCTCGTCGTCCAAGCCATTCGCCTCGCTGGATGCTCACAGGTGATTGCAGTCGATCTTGATGAGGACCGACTCAAACTCGCCCGAGAACTCGGCGCGGATGTGACCCTCAATCCTCAAAGTGACGACGTCGTCGCACAGATTCAATCCCTGACAGGTGGTCAGGGGGCTGACATCGCCATTGAAGTCGTTGGGGCGAGTGTCACTATTCAAACCGCAATTGACGCGACTCGTAAAGGGGGAGCAATCACCCTCGTCGGCAACCTCGCACCGAAAGTCGAAGTTCCCTTGCAGGCGATTGTCACTCGTGAACTGACTCTCTACGGTAGTTGCGCCTCGAACGGGGAATACCCTGCTTGTATCGACCTTCTCGAGCGTGGTGATATCAAAGTCGAGCCACTCATCACCGCGAAAGCCTCGCTCGAAGAAGGTCCGGATTACTTTGCCCGACTCTACAAAGGGGAACCCGGAGCAATGAAAGTGATCATTCAGCCAAACGGTTAA
- a CDS encoding (deoxy)nucleoside triphosphate pyrophosphohydrolase, with translation MTSIPIGIAVVLSQGRVLVGTRDQDAHLGGQAEFPGGKCEAGESAAKCAIRECLEETGLQVEIAERLHQEVFEYPDRTVSLTFYLCRLVEAAAPHPSALPFEWVELETLPARNFPSGNQAVLRILADRFKSESQGLH, from the coding sequence ATGACTTCAATCCCAATTGGTATCGCGGTTGTTCTCTCGCAAGGACGTGTTCTGGTCGGGACACGCGATCAGGATGCTCATTTAGGGGGACAGGCGGAGTTCCCCGGCGGGAAGTGTGAAGCAGGTGAATCCGCAGCTAAGTGTGCAATTCGAGAATGCCTCGAAGAGACTGGACTGCAAGTCGAGATTGCCGAGAGACTTCACCAAGAAGTTTTTGAGTATCCAGATCGAACCGTCAGCTTGACATTCTACTTGTGCCGACTTGTCGAGGCCGCTGCTCCCCATCCCTCCGCGTTGCCGTTCGAGTGGGTCGAACTGGAAACGTTGCCTGCTCGAAATTTTCCGAGTGGAAATCAAGCGGTCCTGCGAATCCTTGCTGATCGCTTCAAATCAGAAAGTCAGGGATTGCACTGA